GCAGTTCCAGGGCCACTTTCTCGGGCGGTTTGCCCCAGTGATAATCCGAGCCGAAAATCACTCCCACCATGACGTTCTCCAGCGCGGTCAGGCGCGGGAAGGGCTGGGAGATCTGAAAGGTGCGCGACATGCCCTTGCGGCACATGACCTCCGCCGGCAGGCCGGTCGTCTCCTCGCCGGCGAAAAAGACGCGCCCGGAGGTAGGAGGATAAGTGCCGGTGATGCAGTTGATGAAGGTCGTTTTGCCGGCGCCGTTGGGGCCGATCAGCCCGAATATCTCCCCCTCATAGACCTTCAGGGAGACGTGGTTGACAGCCGTCAGCCCCCCGAAGCTTTTCACCAGTTCTTGGGTTTCCAGGATCACCATACTTTCTCACCTTTGCGGTTGTGGAATCACCGTGGGCCGGCGGATGCCGGCCGATGGGCGAATATCCATGGGGGGTGAGGGAATCCCCCCACCCCCCGCTTCTTCCGCCTGCGTTACGGCTTGACCTTCAGTTCCTGCTCCGCCCATTCCGGCGGGAAGATGACCTTGCCCACGCCGTCGAAGTACTGGAGCACCGGGAAGATGTAGTACCCCTGACCGACCACCGGGTCGGGGATCGTCTCGGGGGTGTACTTGTACTCCCGCATGACGACGCCGTTCTTGTAACTCCACTTGCCGGTGTGGATGTTCTCGCGGGCCCACTTGTAGATGGTCTCGCGGTTCAGCTCGCCGTACTCCGCCAGGGTGTTCTTGAGCACCTCGACGAAGAGATGCATGCCGTCATAAGAGAGGCCGGCGGCGGAGGGGCTGGGATCGATGCCAAAGCGGGCCTTGAACTTCTCGGCAAACTCCTTGGCCTCCGGGGTGGTCCAGCCAGGGATCTGGTCCAGCACGTAGTCGGAGGACTTGCCGGTGAGCTGGTACCACTCGCCCACCCAGCCCAGGCCGTCCAGGATGAGCAGGCTCTTCAGCCCGACCTCATCGGCCTGCTTGATGAAGGCGGATGCCACCGGGGCGGCCGTGCTGGTGCCGGCGACCAGGGCG
This Anaerolineae bacterium DNA region includes the following protein-coding sequences:
- a CDS encoding ABC transporter ATP-binding protein — protein: MVILETQELVKSFGGLTAVNHVSLKVYEGEIFGLIGPNGAGKTTFINCITGTYPPTSGRVFFAGEETTGLPAEVMCRKGMSRTFQISQPFPRLTALENVMVGVIFGSDYHWGKPPEKVALELLEFVEFPVDPHTPAEQLNTVQLKRLDLARALACRPKLLLLDELAAGLTTGELGDLMEIIRRIRDSGVTIFMVEHIMRVIMGLCDRLAVLQYGTKIAEGPTMEVS